A window from Roseburia sp. 499 encodes these proteins:
- the aspS gene encoding aspartate--tRNA ligase: protein MAESMKGLHRTHRCTEVSNANIGEKVTVMGWVQKRRNLGSLIFIDLRDRSGILQLVFDEPKVGSEGFAKAETLRSEFVIAVTGTVQKRAAAVNENLKTGDIEVIAEDIRVLSESETPPFPIEENSQTKEDLRLRYRYLDLRRPDIQRNIMMKSKVSMLLRKFMEKEGFLEIETPMLTKSTPEGARDYLVPSRVHPGNFYALPQSPQLFKQLLMCSGYDRYFQIARCFRDEDLRADRQPEFTQADMELSFVDVDDVIEVNERLLQYVFKEAIGIDVQLPIPRMTWQEAMDRFGSDKPDTRFGMELVNVSEVVKGCGFGVFTGALENGGSVRGINAKGQGAMPRKKIDKLVEFAKGYGAKGLAYLAVNEDGTYKSSFAKFMTEEELKALVEKMEGEPGDLLLFAADKNKVVWDVLGALRLELGKELGLMDKNKYNFLWVTEFPLLEWSDEENRFMAMHHPFTMPMEEDWDKIDSDPGAVRAKAYDIVLNGTEMGGGSVRIHQDDIQEKMLEVLGFTKERAHEQFGFLLDAFKFGVPPHAGLAYGLDRMVMLMLQCESIRDVIAFPKVKDASCLMTDAPNVVDEKQLEELSIKVDVKNEEE, encoded by the coding sequence ATGGCAGAATCCATGAAAGGGTTACACAGAACCCACAGATGTACCGAAGTGTCCAATGCAAATATCGGCGAAAAAGTAACCGTTATGGGCTGGGTACAGAAAAGAAGAAATTTAGGAAGTCTTATTTTCATAGATTTAAGAGACCGTTCCGGAATCTTACAGCTTGTATTTGACGAGCCAAAGGTAGGAAGTGAAGGATTTGCAAAAGCAGAGACCTTAAGAAGTGAATTTGTTATCGCTGTAACAGGTACAGTTCAGAAGAGAGCAGCGGCAGTCAATGAGAACTTAAAAACAGGTGATATCGAAGTAATTGCAGAGGATATTCGTGTCTTATCTGAATCAGAAACACCGCCTTTCCCAATCGAAGAAAATTCTCAGACAAAGGAAGACTTAAGACTACGTTATCGTTATCTGGACTTAAGAAGACCGGATATTCAAAGAAATATTATGATGAAGAGCAAGGTTTCCATGCTGCTTCGTAAGTTCATGGAGAAGGAAGGATTCCTTGAAATTGAAACACCAATGCTGACAAAATCCACACCGGAGGGAGCAAGAGATTATCTTGTACCAAGCCGTGTGCATCCGGGAAACTTCTATGCATTGCCACAGTCTCCGCAGTTGTTTAAGCAGTTGTTGATGTGTTCCGGTTATGATCGTTATTTCCAGATTGCAAGATGTTTCCGTGATGAAGATTTGCGTGCAGACCGTCAGCCGGAATTTACACAGGCAGATATGGAGCTGTCCTTTGTAGATGTAGATGATGTCATTGAAGTAAATGAGCGTCTGTTACAGTATGTATTTAAAGAAGCAATCGGTATTGATGTTCAGCTTCCAATTCCAAGAATGACTTGGCAGGAAGCTATGGATCGTTTTGGTTCCGATAAGCCGGATACCCGTTTCGGCATGGAACTGGTAAATGTATCTGAAGTAGTAAAAGGATGCGGTTTCGGTGTGTTTACCGGAGCATTAGAAAACGGTGGCTCTGTTCGTGGTATCAATGCCAAAGGACAGGGAGCAATGCCTCGTAAAAAAATCGACAAACTGGTAGAGTTTGCAAAAGGCTATGGCGCTAAGGGATTGGCTTATCTTGCAGTAAATGAAGATGGTACTTACAAGTCCTCTTTTGCAAAATTCATGACAGAAGAAGAGTTGAAAGCATTAGTAGAAAAAATGGAAGGCGAACCGGGCGACTTACTGTTGTTTGCAGCAGATAAGAATAAGGTTGTCTGGGATGTATTAGGTGCATTACGTCTGGAACTTGGAAAAGAACTGGGCTTAATGGATAAGAATAAATACAACTTCCTGTGGGTAACAGAATTCCCATTATTAGAGTGGTCTGATGAAGAAAACCGTTTTATGGCAATGCATCATCCGTTTACTATGCCAATGGAAGAAGACTGGGACAAAATTGATTCCGATCCGGGTGCAGTGCGAGCAAAGGCATATGATATCGTACTGAATGGTACAGAAATGGGTGGTGGTTCTGTTCGTATTCATCAGGATGATATTCAGGAAAAAATGTTAGAGGTACTTGGATTTACTAAGGAACGTGCTCATGAGCAGTTCGGATTCCTGTTAGATGCATTTAAGTTCGGTGTACCACCTCATGCAGGATTGGCATATGGATTAGACCGTATGGTAATGTTGATGTTACAGTGCGAATCTATTCGTGACGTTATCGCGTTCCCGAAGGTAAAGGATGCTTCCTGTCTTATGACAGATGCACCAAATGTGGTGGATGAAAAGCAGTTAGAGGAACTGTCTATTAAAGTAGATGTAAAAAATGAAGAAGAATAA
- the hemZ gene encoding coproporphyrinogen dehydrogenase HemZ, translating to MITVSLNEANFEYDIHSLVKAFYGKEDVKVFADKEKIKELEEEKTPLFHMEVSYISREESEEPEDKIRFEIWKPEAEGSKKQAETEVSADFSNRKETKNRLKQSLYQMLKEYTGQELPWGTLTGIRPTKIPMAMLEEGKSKEEIRRYMKETYYASDIKTDLSIDIAERELELLKKIDYENGYSLYIGIPFCPSICLYCSFSSSPIGMWKDKVEEYLDALEKEIAYTAESCKDKVLNTIYIGGGTPTTLTAEQLDRLLTKVEESFDFSGLLEYTVEAGRPDSITREKLAVLRKHDISRISINPQTMKQETLDFIGRHHTVQQTVESFNMARELGFDNINMDLIVGLPEERIEDVRETMEQIKKLNPDNLTVHSLAIKRAAKLRMFRDEHADMHIYNSWETIDMTAEYAKEMGMEPYYLYRQKNMAGNFENVGYATPGKAGIYNILIMEEKQSIMALGAGASTKYVLDHGKRIERVENVKDIKNYLERIDEMIDRKRKMEEKLWH from the coding sequence ATGATAACGGTTAGTTTAAATGAGGCAAATTTTGAATACGATATTCATTCTCTGGTGAAAGCTTTTTATGGAAAAGAGGATGTAAAAGTATTTGCGGATAAAGAAAAAATAAAAGAATTGGAAGAAGAAAAGACACCTCTGTTTCATATGGAGGTTTCTTATATTTCAAGAGAAGAATCTGAGGAACCGGAGGATAAAATCCGATTTGAAATATGGAAGCCGGAAGCGGAAGGCAGTAAGAAACAAGCTGAGACAGAGGTTAGTGCTGATTTTTCCAATCGCAAGGAAACAAAAAATCGCTTGAAGCAGTCTTTGTATCAGATGCTTAAGGAATACACCGGACAAGAGTTGCCTTGGGGAACTCTGACTGGCATTCGCCCGACGAAAATTCCTATGGCGATGTTAGAAGAAGGAAAGTCAAAGGAAGAGATTCGCCGGTATATGAAAGAGACCTATTATGCTTCCGATATAAAAACAGATTTGAGTATTGATATTGCGGAACGTGAACTGGAATTATTAAAAAAGATTGATTATGAAAATGGGTATAGTCTTTATATAGGAATTCCTTTTTGTCCAAGTATTTGTTTGTATTGTTCTTTTTCCTCTTCTCCGATTGGAATGTGGAAAGATAAGGTAGAGGAATATCTGGATGCATTGGAAAAGGAAATTGCATATACGGCAGAATCTTGCAAGGACAAGGTGCTTAATACCATTTATATTGGTGGTGGAACACCTACAACCCTGACGGCGGAACAGTTGGACAGACTGCTGACAAAGGTAGAAGAAAGTTTTGACTTTTCAGGACTTCTGGAATATACCGTAGAAGCAGGCAGACCGGATAGCATTACAAGAGAAAAACTTGCAGTATTAAGAAAACATGATATTTCAAGGATTTCCATTAATCCGCAGACCATGAAGCAGGAAACACTGGATTTTATCGGAAGACACCATACGGTACAGCAGACAGTGGAAAGTTTCAATATGGCGCGGGAACTGGGATTTGATAATATCAATATGGACTTAATTGTAGGACTTCCGGAAGAGCGAATCGAAGATGTACGGGAAACCATGGAACAGATAAAGAAGTTAAATCCGGACAACCTGACGGTACATTCTCTTGCAATTAAGCGGGCAGCCAAGCTTCGAATGTTCCGAGACGAGCATGCAGATATGCATATTTATAATAGTTGGGAAACCATAGATATGACAGCAGAATATGCAAAAGAGATGGGGATGGAGCCCTATTATCTGTATCGTCAAAAGAATATGGCAGGTAACTTCGAGAATGTAGGATATGCTACGCCAGGAAAAGCAGGAATCTATAATATCTTGATTATGGAGGAAAAACAGTCTATAATGGCACTTGGCGCAGGTGCATCCACAAAGTATGTACTTGACCATGGAAAACGCATTGAGCGTGTGGAAAATGTAAAGGATATTAAAAATTATCTGGAACGAATTGATGAAATGATAGATAGAAAGAGAAAAATGGAGGAAAAGTTATGGCATTAG
- a CDS encoding methylated-DNA--[protein]-cysteine S-methyltransferase translates to MNRYHYKFPIGTVCIEEENHFITGLYMDSNIEENEKETELLQEAYQQLKEYFSGNRKTFDLPIHLEGTEFQKKVWAALQTIPYGATRTYGEIAEQIGKHKASRAVGGANHNNPIMIIVPCHRVIGVNGSLVGFGGGLDMKKYLLELEKRKN, encoded by the coding sequence ATGAATCGTTATCACTATAAATTTCCCATTGGAACGGTATGTATAGAAGAGGAAAATCATTTCATTACAGGCTTGTATATGGATTCGAATATAGAAGAAAATGAAAAGGAAACAGAATTGCTGCAAGAGGCATATCAGCAGTTAAAGGAATATTTTTCAGGAAACAGAAAAACTTTTGATTTGCCAATACATCTGGAAGGAACGGAATTCCAGAAAAAGGTCTGGGCAGCATTGCAGACTATTCCTTATGGGGCGACGCGTACTTATGGAGAAATTGCAGAGCAGATAGGGAAGCATAAGGCATCCCGGGCAGTAGGTGGAGCAAATCATAACAATCCGATAATGATTATTGTTCCCTGTCACAGAGTAATAGGAGTGAATGGTTCATTGGTGGGATTTGGTGGTGGATTGGATATGAAGAAGTATCTCTTGGAACTGGAAAAAAGAAAAAACTAA
- a CDS encoding DUF1848 domain-containing protein → MILSVSRRTDIPNYYSEWFFNRIKEGYLYVRNPMNFHQISKISLSPELVDCIVFWTKNPKPMLNRLIELKDYHYYFQFTLTGYGKNIEPNVPHKKKEMIPIFQELSERIGSERVVWRYDPILLTERYTTEYHIKAFEEIVRELEGYTKKVVISFVDMYDKMKHKGVYFNEMKEEECRFLAEKMSEIARAHHMEIASCAEKIDLRECGVKHNSCIDKELIEEIIGCQLNVNKDKNQREACGCVESIEVGTYDTCLNGCQYCYANRSEQRIKNIISHYNPLSPLLCGEITEGDKITERKVKSFREEQLSLF, encoded by the coding sequence ATGATTTTAAGTGTCAGTAGACGAACCGATATTCCCAATTACTATTCAGAATGGTTTTTTAATCGTATTAAGGAAGGATATCTCTATGTGAGAAATCCAATGAACTTTCATCAGATTAGTAAAATTTCTCTAAGTCCGGAGCTTGTGGACTGTATTGTATTCTGGACAAAGAACCCAAAGCCCATGCTAAATAGGCTTATAGAGTTAAAGGACTATCATTATTATTTTCAATTTACCCTTACCGGATATGGAAAGAACATAGAACCCAATGTTCCACATAAGAAAAAAGAAATGATACCTATATTCCAAGAACTGTCTGAGAGAATCGGAAGTGAACGGGTTGTCTGGCGGTATGACCCAATATTGCTGACAGAGCGATATACGACGGAATATCATATAAAAGCCTTTGAGGAAATTGTTAGAGAACTGGAGGGGTATACTAAGAAGGTTGTGATTAGTTTTGTGGATATGTATGACAAAATGAAGCACAAGGGTGTATATTTTAATGAAATGAAAGAGGAAGAATGTCGTTTTCTTGCAGAGAAGATGTCAGAAATTGCAAGGGCGCATCATATGGAAATCGCTTCTTGTGCAGAAAAGATAGACCTAAGAGAGTGCGGAGTAAAACATAACAGTTGTATCGATAAAGAATTGATTGAGGAAATAATCGGATGTCAGTTGAATGTGAATAAAGACAAAAATCAGAGAGAAGCGTGTGGATGTGTGGAAAGTATTGAGGTGGGCACCTATGATACCTGTCTGAATGGCTGCCAATATTGCTACGCAAATCGAAGTGAACAGAGGATAAAAAACATCATAAGTCATTATAATCCGCTTTCTCCATTGTTATGTGGTGAAATAACGGAAGGAGATAAAATAACAGAGCGAAAGGTGAAGTCCTTTCGGGAAGAGCAACTGAGCCTGTTTTAA
- a CDS encoding SPL family radical SAM protein codes for MHNIHPKSILSPKNGMNLYRGCTHGCIYCDARSTCYQMDHVFEDIAVKIDAPELLEQALRRKRNKCMIGTGAMSDPYLHAEKDLKLTRRCLELIEEYGFGLAIQTKSDLILRDLDLLKRINQKTKCVVQMTLTTYDEDLCKIVEPNVCTTKRRAEVLNILRDEGIPTICWMTPILPFINDTEENIRGILNYCAEAKVYGIMQFGIGVTLRDGDRQYFYNKLDKHFPGIKEKYIEKYGNAYELPSPNQPHLLKVLAEECKKHHMVYDAGALFQYMAQFEDKQAGEQLTLF; via the coding sequence ATGCATAACATCCACCCAAAGTCAATCTTATCTCCAAAAAACGGAATGAATCTCTATCGTGGCTGTACGCACGGCTGCATTTATTGTGATGCCAGAAGTACCTGTTATCAGATGGATCATGTTTTTGAAGATATTGCAGTAAAGATAGATGCACCGGAGTTGTTAGAACAGGCATTGCGCCGGAAACGAAATAAATGCATGATAGGAACCGGAGCTATGAGTGACCCTTATCTTCATGCGGAAAAAGATTTAAAATTAACTAGACGTTGTTTGGAATTAATTGAGGAATATGGTTTTGGACTTGCCATTCAGACAAAGTCTGACCTGATATTGCGCGACTTGGACTTACTAAAGCGCATCAATCAGAAGACAAAATGTGTCGTTCAGATGACACTTACTACTTATGATGAAGATTTGTGTAAAATAGTAGAGCCGAATGTCTGCACCACAAAACGGCGGGCAGAAGTGTTGAATATTTTAAGAGATGAGGGAATACCAACTATCTGTTGGATGACGCCCATCTTGCCTTTTATCAATGATACGGAAGAAAATATTCGAGGAATTTTGAATTACTGTGCGGAAGCAAAGGTTTACGGCATTATGCAGTTCGGGATTGGTGTGACGCTTCGCGATGGAGACAGACAGTATTTTTACAATAAGTTGGATAAACATTTTCCGGGAATAAAAGAAAAATACATAGAGAAGTATGGAAATGCATATGAACTGCCTTCGCCGAATCAACCACATTTATTGAAAGTTTTAGCAGAAGAATGTAAAAAACACCATATGGTTTACGATGCAGGAGCATTATTTCAATATATGGCTCAGTTTGAGGACAAGCAGGCAGGGGAGCAATTGACATTGTTTTAA
- a CDS encoding DUF2935 domain-containing protein — protein MENFVILSIETHLFFARIMREHALFLEAGFPCKEEEWIKKADWFRKQFENLLRDALSISDGRINRCVTESDELVTRFTIPAEKRTAALSGVPIDSELSVAAQNLRPICSRQDFRRLVPLVQRLNERAFRLLNGLIDFKESILREVGNCRLFTTNYPLLIKHILREAKLYRATIEELMQNKRPSYKNLRKTEDFWNQIMMEHALFIRGLLDPCEEQLIDTADNFSKEYCELLEQARCQDAVATELTEQSLKETLKYREFKEAGAEDILNCKIDSIILPLLADHVLREANHYIRLLEYDNAR, from the coding sequence ATGGAAAATTTTGTAATTTTATCTATAGAAACCCATTTATTTTTTGCACGCATCATGCGAGAGCATGCTCTTTTTCTGGAAGCAGGATTCCCCTGCAAGGAAGAAGAATGGATAAAAAAGGCTGACTGGTTCCGAAAACAGTTTGAAAACCTGCTTCGCGATGCCTTAAGCATTAGTGATGGACGCATCAATCGTTGTGTAACAGAATCCGATGAATTAGTAACCAGATTTACTATTCCGGCAGAAAAACGAACCGCTGCATTAAGTGGCGTTCCCATCGACAGTGAACTTTCTGTTGCCGCGCAGAATCTCCGCCCTATATGCAGCAGGCAGGACTTTCGGCGATTGGTTCCACTTGTTCAAAGACTAAATGAGCGAGCATTCCGCCTGCTAAATGGTTTGATTGATTTTAAGGAAAGTATTTTAAGAGAAGTCGGTAATTGCAGACTTTTTACCACAAATTATCCGCTGCTGATTAAGCATATCTTACGGGAAGCAAAATTGTATCGGGCTACTATCGAAGAATTAATGCAAAACAAACGCCCTTCTTACAAAAACTTACGAAAAACAGAAGACTTCTGGAATCAGATTATGATGGAACACGCCTTGTTTATTCGTGGCTTGTTAGACCCTTGTGAAGAACAGCTCATTGATACTGCAGACAACTTTTCCAAAGAATATTGTGAACTTTTAGAGCAGGCACGATGCCAGGATGCTGTAGCTACTGAATTAACTGAACAGTCTCTAAAAGAAACCTTAAAATACCGTGAATTCAAAGAAGCCGGTGCGGAAGATATTTTAAATTGTAAAATTGATTCTATTATTTTGCCTCTTCTTGCAGACCATGTACTTCGAGAAGCGAACCACTATATCCGTCTTTTGGAATATGACAACGCAAGATAA
- a CDS encoding MBL fold metallo-hydrolase: protein MTEIKVESYVVSDFGTNCYFVINTETKETLIVDPGDNATMLAAKIEDEQLKPVAILLTHGHLDHASAAEELAKKFEVKIYAHEAEKETLEDSRMNLTAAFGAAKVFHADVFLKDDEILELIGCKIKVLFTPGHTPGGCCYYFNDQRILFSGDTLFCESVGRTDFPGGSSSTLIRSIREKLLNLSDDIKVYPGHMAQTSIGTEKMYNPFI from the coding sequence ATGACAGAAATAAAAGTAGAAAGCTATGTGGTAAGTGACTTTGGAACGAACTGTTATTTTGTGATTAATACAGAGACAAAGGAAACGTTGATTGTAGACCCGGGCGATAATGCAACTATGCTTGCTGCTAAGATAGAAGACGAGCAGTTGAAACCGGTGGCAATTCTCCTTACACATGGACATCTGGATCATGCCAGTGCAGCAGAGGAGCTTGCCAAAAAGTTTGAGGTTAAGATTTATGCGCATGAAGCAGAAAAGGAGACATTAGAAGACTCTCGTATGAATCTGACAGCTGCTTTTGGAGCGGCAAAAGTATTTCATGCAGATGTGTTTTTGAAGGATGATGAGATTCTCGAATTGATTGGATGTAAGATAAAGGTTCTGTTTACACCGGGCCATACACCGGGAGGATGTTGTTATTACTTTAACGACCAAAGAATCCTTTTCAGCGGAGATACATTATTCTGTGAATCAGTAGGAAGAACGGATTTCCCGGGAGGAAGCAGTTCCACTCTGATTCGCTCTATTCGTGAAAAACTTCTGAATCTTTCCGATGATATTAAAGTATATCCGGGTCATATGGCACAGACCAGCATCGGTACCGAGAAAATGTATAATCCATTTATATAA
- a CDS encoding helix-turn-helix domain-containing protein: MIRTPEAQKENKIIERKGGENMSLLGENLQFYRKRENMTQEQLADKLEVSRQTISKWEAGTSYPEMEKLLQLCDLFSCTMDTLMREDASKAEVEDSENYDCHMEKRRKHITLGVILIITAVALYELLAGFGVMEVIADTAFLAVVIVGVLVLVVAGMQHENFRKKHPVIPEFYSKEEKEKFDEKFPIRVATGIGTILLGFLIGMNGENFPMVAGMTEDFYYGIFMIFVAAGVGVLVHTGIGKEKYDIAAYNKEKENEEKNDNKVGIWCGCIMLLATIGYCITGFCFELWHINWVIYVVSALLCGIVALILSGQKKD, from the coding sequence ATGATAAGGACACCAGAAGCGCAGAAGGAAAATAAAATAATAGAAAGAAAAGGTGGAGAAAATATGAGTTTATTAGGAGAGAATTTACAATTTTATCGAAAAAGAGAAAATATGACCCAGGAGCAGTTGGCAGATAAGTTAGAAGTGTCCAGACAAACAATTTCGAAATGGGAAGCAGGAACTTCTTATCCTGAGATGGAAAAGCTTCTACAATTATGTGATTTGTTTTCCTGTACCATGGATACATTGATGCGGGAGGATGCAAGTAAAGCGGAAGTAGAAGACAGTGAAAATTATGATTGTCATATGGAAAAACGAAGAAAACATATTACGTTGGGTGTGATTTTAATCATTACGGCAGTGGCGCTGTATGAACTCCTGGCTGGATTTGGTGTGATGGAGGTAATAGCAGATACCGCTTTTTTGGCAGTTGTCATTGTAGGAGTTCTGGTGCTTGTGGTAGCAGGTATGCAGCATGAAAATTTCAGAAAGAAACACCCGGTCATTCCGGAATTTTATTCGAAAGAAGAGAAAGAGAAGTTTGATGAAAAGTTTCCGATTCGTGTTGCAACCGGAATTGGAACAATTTTACTTGGATTCTTAATTGGTATGAATGGGGAGAATTTCCCAATGGTAGCGGGAATGACAGAGGATTTCTATTATGGCATCTTTATGATTTTTGTGGCAGCCGGAGTAGGAGTTCTGGTTCACACCGGAATCGGGAAAGAAAAGTATGATATTGCAGCCTATAACAAGGAAAAGGAAAATGAGGAAAAAAATGATAATAAAGTAGGGATTTGGTGCGGTTGTATTATGCTGTTAGCTACCATTGGCTATTGTATCACCGGATTTTGCTTTGAATTGTGGCATATTAATTGGGTGATATATGTGGTAAGTGCTTTGTTATGTGGGATTGTAGCTTTGATTTTGAGCGGACAAAAGAAGGATTAA
- the hisS gene encoding histidine--tRNA ligase: protein MALAKKPVNGMKDILPEEMQIRDYVMSVIKETYRSFGFTQIETPCMENIGNLSSKQGGENEKLIFKVLKRGEKLNLETAKEESDVVDFGMRYDLTLPLTRFYSNNANDLPSPFKALQMGNVWRADRPQRGRYRQFMQCDIDILGEPSNLAEIELILATTTTLGKLGFKNFQIRINERRILKAMASYSGFSEESFDTVFIILDKMDKIGLEGVAEELEKEGFAKESIDKYLGLFKGVEDAEDGIAYLAKELEGFLEPDVEQNLQEIVSSVTATKTADFELVFDPTLVRGMSYYTGTIFEIAMPEFGGSCGGGGRYDKMIGNFTGKDVPACGFSIGFERIVLLLMESGFKIPGQAQKKAYLIEKGYPGEKLCDVIGQAQEERKNGVQVLVVRMNKNKKFQKEQLTKEGYTEFVEFFK from the coding sequence ATGGCATTAGCAAAAAAGCCGGTAAATGGCATGAAAGATATTCTGCCGGAGGAAATGCAGATTCGTGATTATGTAATGAGTGTGATTAAGGAGACTTATCGCAGCTTCGGATTCACTCAGATTGAAACACCGTGCATGGAGAACATTGGAAACTTAAGTAGTAAGCAGGGTGGAGAGAATGAAAAACTGATTTTTAAGGTATTAAAAAGAGGAGAAAAACTGAATCTGGAAACAGCGAAAGAAGAATCAGATGTAGTGGATTTTGGAATGCGTTATGATTTGACCTTGCCTTTGACAAGATTTTATTCCAACAATGCAAATGACCTTCCTTCTCCATTTAAGGCATTGCAGATGGGAAATGTATGGCGTGCAGACCGTCCACAGAGAGGACGTTATCGTCAGTTCATGCAGTGTGATATTGATATTTTGGGCGAGCCAAGCAATCTTGCAGAAATTGAATTAATTCTTGCAACCACCACCACACTTGGAAAGTTAGGCTTCAAAAATTTCCAAATTCGCATTAATGAGAGAAGAATTCTGAAAGCTATGGCATCTTATAGTGGATTTTCAGAAGAGTCATTTGATACAGTATTCATTATTTTAGATAAGATGGATAAGATAGGTCTTGAAGGCGTCGCAGAGGAATTGGAAAAGGAAGGATTCGCAAAAGAGTCTATCGATAAGTATTTAGGGCTTTTCAAAGGCGTAGAGGATGCAGAAGACGGAATCGCATATCTTGCGAAAGAGCTGGAAGGATTCTTGGAGCCGGATGTAGAACAGAATTTACAGGAAATTGTATCCAGTGTAACTGCTACAAAAACAGCAGATTTTGAATTAGTATTTGATCCAACACTAGTACGAGGAATGTCTTATTATACAGGAACAATTTTTGAAATCGCAATGCCGGAGTTTGGAGGAAGCTGCGGAGGCGGCGGACGCTATGACAAGATGATTGGAAACTTTACCGGAAAAGATGTTCCTGCTTGTGGATTTTCCATCGGATTTGAGAGAATCGTGCTGTTGCTGATGGAAAGCGGATTTAAGATTCCTGGTCAGGCACAGAAGAAGGCGTATTTAATTGAAAAGGGGTATCCGGGAGAAAAACTTTGTGACGTAATTGGTCAGGCACAGGAAGAACGTAAAAATGGTGTTCAGGTGCTGGTAGTTCGTATGAACAAGAATAAGAAGTTCCAGAAGGAACAGCTTACCAAAGAGGGATATACAGAATTTGTAGAATTTTTCAAATAA